In Metopolophium dirhodum isolate CAU chromosome 5, ASM1992520v1, whole genome shotgun sequence, the sequence TTAAAGCATAACTTTTTTTGGTCAAAAGTAACAAGAGAATGAGCACCCATGAGTGATTTTCAGTATCAAAAAGATagcaacttaaaaataaaataaaatgattaaatggACAAAAAAAAGGGATTTATTTACAGCATTATGGTCTTGCCTCTAGCGGTATTGGATTATATGAACCAAAGCAAAgagattataaacaaataataagtatcaatagaatacaattaatacaatggAACAGAAATTTTACTCATCTTTGacaattagatattttttttttaataggtatttaaagatataaaatatatactcgcaaacaatatttgattaaataaagTACGATTTTATACtatgtttcatttttttcgttttatgttTGTGTTCTAGTAAGTAATTTAAGTAAGACACGACAATAGTTgcctttatttataaattgtaaaatatttttagattttaagagTTAATTATTGAACACTTGAAAATTTTCATAGGTAGATTAATCAGTGATTACAgtgaaaattaaacaaaatatggtaagaaataagtaaattaagattttttctAGAAACAACTAAAAGAAAATTCCaagctaaataatatttaaatttaattttcaagtagttctttactaaaaaatgtattcaaatatttttatacacaatgtacattatattgtaccatacacaaatacaatttaaggagaatataaataataatatacattataaaaagtatttaaatatttaaaaatataatgaaaaataatataaaaacaatacataatcttaaataaattatatatcattctTGCAGGtacattaaaactatttaaacaaacatattattcttatacaGAATATACATAATCTAACAGATATTCTGGTACAAGcgtattaaaataccaaaaaaaaaaaaactaaaaataatatacacgtaataagtaaatataggATTGacagaacattatattataatgtacgtttGATATTGTCAACTTATCAAAATAGATAAATGATAGAAttacaaacatatttattaaatttatagtatttttcttatacatttatcaaatactaataacaaaactattttttataatcataacaattatcacatgttgaattaataattattgtttcaacTAATATTAGAaaacgaataattaaaataattttaagtatatatgaaaataattgttaatagagtatgaacaatatttgaaatttgaagcTGAGCAGTCTGTTTTTcgattaagttatttaaaatgtttatatttattactaaaaatatttcatatgatTAAAAAACTTATAGCAATAAATCATAgcctttaaaaacaatattttaactatgaaaaataaatcatattttgttacTATTTAAAAGcgatacataatttatagtcaataaaaagaaaatcaaaCTTTATTAGGCTTTTTGTTGATAAGCTGtttaaacaatatgattttgcatatttgatCTACTTGGTTCTGTGTTGTTCATCAGTTCTGGAGCCAAACTAATCTCTGAATCTGagataaacatataaatgttaagtataaaatacaaaaatacaaacaaattgtttttttctcttCTCTTACTTGACAAGGATGATGAAACCGCTGGGCGGGCTGGTGGCGGATCATACAGATTTAGATAATCTGATAACATTGAGTCTGATGAATCTGTTTGAGATGAAACTGTATCATAGTCTGCATTAGCTACATTTATTGATGGTAAAACTGGAGCATGCACTTCAACAGTGTTAGCAGATCTACCACGAGTAAATACGCGTCCCTGTAAAAGCACTTGTAAGACATTGGACATCAACATAAAAATCATTGTCACTTACTCTGAAACTACGGAATGTACCAACACCCaatgaatttgaattattcataGTAGGTGCAACTAATGGAGTCCTATCATTGGGCTGCTCATCACTATCGGTATCTGAAGAATATGCCACAGCATGTAGATCTTCGTTATTACCATAAACACGACGTTTACAGATAGGACAAAATCGTCGGTTTCGGGTTAACCATGGATCAATACATTTACAGTGATAAGCTGTgagcatttaataaaataatttttatatcacacacgtaaaatataaaaataaatacttaccaTGAGCACAAGGCAAAATTCTTAGTTTGTCTCCATCCATATAATCATCTAAACATATGGCACAAGTATCATATGGATCACCTTTCACAAATGTTGATATCGGAATTTTACGAAGAATAGATGCAGGTAATCGATGTCTAAATGCTCGTCTTCGATCTTTAATCCATTTAATTAACTGTAAATtactcataattttaatatcaacaataGCCAATCAAGCAATAAACAAATAAGTCttatgatgtttatttattttttagattctgagtgaaacgatgaatgtattgattttacaatgatgtgtgtttttttttttatttttttttttttttatttttttttttatttttttatttttgtgtctgtgtacacgataagtagtcgaaataatgcttcgattttcgacttcagtatcttgttcgatgggaaagtgaatatcgttggtgcattggggaggtcaaattaatttcccagtagttttcaaaagcgatgtgaaaaacaaaagaaaaattaaggaaaaacgggaatttttacgcaaaatcgatttttaacaaaatcgattttggttattggtgtaactctaaaacaaatgaccgtagatgcatgaaattttcactggttgtttatatttgcattttctatacacaataaaatttacaaaatattttgactctttttgagctgtttacggccattgtcagttttcaatttttttagtttttttttctataaatatcaataaaattttatctgttgagtaaaaaagcttgaaaatttaatagaaggctcctaggttattgtttcaaaggcagatgaaaaaaattaaaaatccttagtcacagtttttaattataagcatttaaagttcaaattttgacaaaatacggaaaaatcacgaaaaatagcaaattattttgagttgagaattcataaaaatttttctttttaaatctaagatttgaaaatgtaatataagattactcataagtttgtctacctttatcaaaaaaaaaatgtctagaagaaacttaaattaaatttttatgagcgtctgaaatttatatttttacaacatttgatatttactcgatttctcatgtaacaattttcttattttattgtaattaaaaaacaaatgactgtagatacttgaaaatttcactgaatgttcatattagcattttctatacaccataaaatgttgaaaatattttgactctttttgagctgtttacggacattgtcagttttcaattcttttagtttttttttctataaataacaataaatttttatttgtcgggtaaaaaagcgtgaaaatttaatataaggctcctgatatatcgttctaatagcagttgaaaaatattaaaaatacataggcacaatttttttttataagcatttaaagttcaaattttgacaacatttatcaaatttataatttattaattattttgtggttaaaaatgtataaaatgtttaacttttatggctaaggatttaaaatttaaaacaaggctccacgtaaataggttatatataaattactttattcacaataatatcatcaaatatacttggtaatatcataggctgactgaccgttttcgctcagaatcgtttttcttatacaatgatattatatcattgaattcaaatttaacaccatccattacagtgacccacttgtaacctactgtacagcagagcgacatccacttatccacctttttttttattaatttaatgatttaatgaaacagttattgacattttactgacataattgtaagttgttataaacaactaaaatgtaatattataattgactaccaaaataattaattgaaacttGATgtctaattatttcaataataaaatacatatatatttataaaatgtgaaatatgtatcatatatgttttttttattggccTGGCTGCAATATTTAATGTGTAATTTTTGGTGAGTTTATTTACACCACAGTATACACAACACTGAAGACTTAAAAActttttggttaaaatatttaaaaaacaaaatattcataagcatcccatttaaatcaaattggtataataacttaaaaccaatttaattaaataataatttaaaacatattttaatattattcatatattcaaGATAATAGGTCCCCTGAACAAGCTGTCTATTTGTTTTGACTATTTTACATTAAGTATAATACTTAttgtactttttataataatatacaatttgtatccGTTAAATACAgagcttatatatatatattaccataaACCCAAGCATTGCGAAGAAACATACCGCAACAATCACAGCAAATGGCAACAACAAATTCAAGTTTATATCAAATGGGGATTGATTGTTGTCTACAATcacataaaatctaaaaaaaaattgatatgtaTTATTTGAGAATAACTAAATCATTCcgaattgtattaatattaataatgaaaaacataatacataagtaATTAATGTACATTTAACCTGTAATATTGTAGTCACCTGAAGAAATCAAATTTCCAGTTTTCAATagacattgttttattttaaaactttaatatataacaatttatatatatatatttttacagattataaatctaattagtgaaaatactaattaaaaaccAACAATAGAACATAGATAATGTAAAATTTGATTTCTGAATAATCATTAATGACTACTGTacgtaaaacttaaattaaaagaaacattataaattatatgattttatttttagccTACAATGATACTAACATGggaatcaattttaaaatagaatatttgaattgttaaattttaaatttttttgtgacTTGTCACAAAAATACCTATGTTAAACATCCTGAAAAAAAACCCGCGCTGTTTAATATTCcaagattaatatttaaattattgtaattgaagctaaagatatttttttattgtaacataagataaaaaaaatgtctttatggCGAACATAGAATAGTATAAAACCTTGATAATTATCATAAGAGTGTGCACGAGGTGGCTGTCTTCACTGCAAGATTTTCTACtacctactgtatattatttaaaatgtttaattttttatataattttttttctttataaaattacatacacgtgtattttttaagttttgatcAACAATCTATATCTTCTTATGTTTTATAGCAATatagcattaaaatattattgattaaaaaaagaaGCCTTTTTAAACCTACAATGGTGATAAGGAAATTACGTAGTACCACGCATCAGGACAAATTGTAAACAAGTTTAATAAGAAATGTGACTATGATTAGCCTCTggcgtttttaaaattactgcCAATTATTGCAAGTCAtggaactttaaaaaaatagttattttaaaagtctaatcaaaatagtattattaattttttaaattctgatatattttaattttgttgatttatgattttcaaaattaaaactccAAGTTTGTTATTATATGGTGATAGTTAAACCatgattttttataacaaactgaactttatattattttttcgaacccaaaccttgttattaaaaaagttacaatGGACCAAATCATGTCTGTCTTGCTGACGTAATTAAATGTTTCAacctcaaaaaatatttttttcagtaaataatataatactataatttttattttatattaatgctTTTAAAGGGGGTGGGTTATGGAGTATTTTGAGGTTGATTATCCCTCTAAGGTTCCTGGGTTACTATAGCTCCTGTCATGATGACCTATGCACACCTATGATGATAATACataattagattttaatttattgaaaaaaaagttgaacCAGATGTAAcctaatttaatgaaattgaattaatttaaaaataaaaccttaatcattaaaatgtcataattaTTACTTGTTGGTATAATCATAGTAGTCTCTCAACATAAGCCCTGTGCTATCACCAACAAAAACTGACGGAATCACTATATCACTTGAATTTTCACCGTGCATTGGCACTAATATACAAAAAagtagaaattaattaatagttttattaaatacagtaaTCAGTTTTTAAACAACTTGAAGTGTgttaaatatacttacttatataatttagtttaatttaataaaaatatcaccaTTATTTGTGTTATAAGATTAGGTATTCAAAATGTGAACTTACCAATTGTACTAGAGTTGACATTGAATACAATGGCTAAGGTATAGTTGCTATTTTGAGCATTCCTCACTTTTACGCCAAAATTACAATTTCCTCTCTTAATTAAGGCAAACCAACTTCCACTTTTGGGCGGAGATTCAATTTTAGTACAACCATCTTCAGGGTTAGCAGGCAAAATGTAacccttaaacaatataaaaatttaaaataaatatacatttaaattttgagtttatctataaattattgaaatacttTAAGGCCTTCTGAAGGTATATCCGCTCCAAAATCAGATGGCGCATCTGAAAACTGTAAATCTAGCTGTTgttgttcattattatatatggtAATTTCACATTTTACTATAGTCACAAAGGCTATTAAGGCAATAAATGCCATTgcctttttaaacatttttgataaaagttGTACAACATCTGATAAtcaactaaaacaaataaaaataatataaaaatttattgatatgaaATAAGAGATCCAATAAGTTATCATTAAATTACGACTATAATGTATCTGGAGGGTCAAGCaaagtattgaaatatacaATGTGTTCTGGAGAAAGTGATCATATTATAGGAGTTTAcattaaattacgaaaaaaacggGTTTTACtcctgaatttttttattacttactttcaaaaattaaatttttgaaattttataattgtatcaaaatgaTGTGTATATTTCTGGTTTAATTATACATGTTAgttgttaacaaaataaaatagttataaaaataaaataaaattacaataaagagttgatgtttaaaaaatttcagatattgggtaggtttggttttgtttaaaaaataaaagagcTAGAACCACCCTAataggtgtttttttttaaataacttaaagtATACACATGTCACTGGCCGGTTTACTTCTCGCCAGGACACattgtatgcatttttttatactatctatattctatattaataaaatacaatgtttgaAAGTATGTGTGTGTAAGCGATCCACAGCCAAGCCTATAGCACTTTTGGTTCTGAAAATTGATACATAGTTACATAATTCTATAC encodes:
- the LOC132945001 gene encoding E3 ubiquitin-protein ligase RNF13 isoform X2: MFKKAMAFIALIAFVTIVKCEITIYNNEQQQLDLQFSDAPSDFGADIPSEGLKGYILPANPEDGCTKIESPPKSGSWFALIKRGNCNFGVKVRNAQNSNYTLAIVFNVNSSTIVPMHGENSSDIVIPSVFVGDSTGLMLRDYYDYTNKFYVIVDNNQSPFDINLNLLLPFAVIVALIKWIKDRRRAFRHRLPASILRKIPISTFVKGDPYDTCAICLDDYMDGDKLRILPCAHAYHCKCIDPWLTRNRRFCPICKRRVYGNNEDLHAVAYSSDTDSDEQPNDRTPLVAPTMNNSNSLGVGTFRSFRGRVFTRGRSANTVEVHAPVLPSINVANADYDTVSSQTDSSDSMLSDYLNLYDPPPARPAVSSSLSNSEISLAPELMNNTEPSRSNMQNHIV
- the LOC132945001 gene encoding E3 ubiquitin-protein ligase RNF13 isoform X1, yielding MFKKAMAFIALIAFVTIVKCEITIYNNEQQQLDLQFSDAPSDFGADIPSEGLKGYILPANPEDGCTKIESPPKSGSWFALIKRGNCNFGVKVRNAQNSNYTLAIVFNVNSSTIVPMHGENSSDIVIPSVFVGDSTGLMLRDYYDYTNKFYVIVDNNQSPFDINLNLLLPFAVIVAVCFFAMLGFMLIKWIKDRRRAFRHRLPASILRKIPISTFVKGDPYDTCAICLDDYMDGDKLRILPCAHAYHCKCIDPWLTRNRRFCPICKRRVYGNNEDLHAVAYSSDTDSDEQPNDRTPLVAPTMNNSNSLGVGTFRSFRGRVFTRGRSANTVEVHAPVLPSINVANADYDTVSSQTDSSDSMLSDYLNLYDPPPARPAVSSSLSNSEISLAPELMNNTEPSRSNMQNHIV